One genomic region from Torulaspora delbrueckii CBS 1146 chromosome 4, complete genome encodes:
- the TDEL0D00220 gene encoding uncharacterized protein encodes MTAATEPQTSYVFQGTVDKPGLQVVGGKSVYIDVEKDGVVHKNVIDAMTGAAVGALGSADEDVFKIINEAARESTYSFCPLISNKSSEALSKFYIENSPEGAFSSALWLTSGSESNENALRIVRQYYLERGLPEKVKLISRESSYHGFTLGAQSISWNPRIEPFTPYLMDRKSVCLKMPPAYTYRFKEKAETEEQYTERLLGALEQQIIENGAGTIAAIIVETLPGSTLGTTPPPKGYLKGIRALCNEYDIIFYLDEVMCGTGRCNPNGKLNCWENYLDASEAPDIQTIGKTIGSGYVTLAGVLIGPKIRNAFVNGSNSVFGGNTYSGHAFNCAVALGIQKKILKENLTANIFKMGNLLGAKLKERLLSADNIAGDVRGVGGFWSIEFVKDRATKQIFDADLNVGPRFKQLCLENGVNVMGMPAFADGSCGDHALVAPAFIVTEDHIEEIYEKIVKSVDDLTSILKQEGAF; translated from the coding sequence ATGACTGCTGCCACCGAACCCCAAACCTCCTACGTTTTCCAAGGTACCGTTGACAAACCTGGCCTCCAAGTAGTCGGAGGGAAAAGTGTCTACATTGACGTCGAGAAAGATGGCGTGGTCCACAAGAACGTTATCGATGCAATGACTGGTGCTGCTGTGGGTGCCCTAGGTTCCGCTGACGAAGATGTGTTTAAAATCATTAATGAAGCAGCGCGTGAATCTACTTACTCGTTTTGTCCTTTAATTTCCAACAAGAGCTCTGAAGCTCTATCCAAATTTTACATTGAAAATTCTCCTGAGGGGGCCTTCTCTTCAGCCTTGTGGCTTACTTCAGGATCTGAAAGTAATGAGAACGCTTTGAGAATTGTTAGACAATACTACTTGGAACGTGGACTACCAGagaaagtgaaattgaTCAGCAGAGAAAGTTCCTACCATGGATTCACCTTAGGTGCTCAATCGATCTCTTGGAATCCAAGAATCGAACCATTCACTCCTTATTTAATGGATAGGAAGTCAGTGTGCCTAAAAATGCCTCCTGCCTACACCTACCGGTTCAAAGAGAAGGCGGAAACGGAGGAACAATATACAGAACGTTTGCTTGGTGCTTTGGAGCAACAAATCATCGAGAATGGCGCAGGGACCATTGCGGCTATTATCGTTGAGACTTTACCAGGCTCAACTCTTGGTACAACTCCACCACCAAAGGGATACTTGAAGGGAATTAGAGCTCTCTGTAACGAATACGATATCATCTTCtaccttgatgaagttaTGTGCGGTACTGGTAGATGCAACCCCAACGGAAAGCTCAACTGCTGGGAAAATTATCTGGATGCTTCAGAAGCACCTGACATTCAAACAATCGGTAAAACCATTGGTTCTGGGTACGTCACTTTAGCTGGTGTTTTAATCGGCCCAAAAATTAGAAACGCATTTGTGAATGGTTCCAACTCCGTCTTTGGTGGTAACACGTACTCCGGCCATGCCTTCAACTGTGCTGTCGCACTGGgcattcaaaagaagattttgaaggagaaCTTGACTGCCAACATTTTCAAGATGGGCAACTTACTAGGTGCCAAGCTAAAGGAGCGTCTATTGTCAGCAGACAACATTGCTGGCGACGTCAGGGGTGTTGGGGGCTTCTGGTCCATTGAGTTTGTGAAAGACAGAGCAACTAAACAGATCTTTGATGCTGACTTGAACGTGGGCCCTCGTTTCAAGCAGCTTTGCTTGGAGAACGGAGTGAATGTCATGGGCATGCCCGCATTCGCTGATGGTAGCTGCGGTGACCATGCTTTGGTTGCACCAGCATTCATCGTCACTGAAGATCACATCGAAGAGATTTACGAGAAAATCGTCAAGTCTGTGGATGATTTGACCTCGATATTGAAGCAAGAAGGCGCTTTCTGA
- the PHO89 gene encoding Pho89p: protein MALHQFDYIFAITMIFGFLDAFNIGANDVANSFASSISSRSLKYWQAMVLAGICEFLGTVLAGARVSGTIKNNILDAKFYTDEPAVLMLTMSCALVGSATWLTIATSIGMPVSTTHSIVGGTIGAGIAASGASGVVWGWAGVAQIIASWFIAPVLAGAIAAVIFLISKYCVLEIKSIQRSIKNALLLVGLLVFATFSILTMLIVWKGSPNLELDKLSETETALGIVLTGAVACVIYFVFFYPFYRRKILNEDWTLTLLDIFRGPTYYFKPTDNIPAMPEGHQLTIDYYEGRRFVEEVGAEDEENIKAGDISTISTQGKDRKEETIQKIDIVKTESVPEEEMSTRQYWWRLFKEGPKQWPLLLWLVVSHGWTQDVISAQVNDKDMLTGDIKGMFKRSKFYDNRVEYIYSILQAITAATMSFAHGANDVANAVGPLSAVYDIWRKNEVASKSEVPVWVLAYGGGALVIGCWTYGYNVIKNLGNKMILQSPSRGFSIELAAAITTVMATQLAIPTSTTQIAVGGIVAVGLCNKDVKSVNWRMVAWCYCGWFLTLPIAGLIAGILNGIILNAPRFGGEYQMS, encoded by the coding sequence ATGGCATTACATCAGTTCGACTATATCTTCGCGATTACGATGATTTTTGGCTTCTTAGATGCCTTCAACATCGGTGCCAATGATGTTGcaaattcttttgcttcATCTATCTCTTCTagatctttgaaatattggcAAGCTATGGTTTTGGCCGGTATTTGTGAATTTTTAGGAACTGTTTTGGCTGGCGCAAGAGTTTCTGGTACTATTAAAAATAACATTCTGGATGCGAAATTTTATACCGATGAACCAGCTGTTCTTATGTTGACCATGTCATGTGCTTTGGTTGGTTCTGCTACTTGGTTGACTATTGCTACCTCTATTGGTATGCCTGTGTCTACTACTCATTCGATTGTCGGTGGTACTATTGGTGCGGGGATCGCCGCTAGTGGAGCTTCCGGTGTCGTTTGGGGTTGGGCTGGTGTTGCTCAAATTATTGCATCTTGGTTTATTGCTCCAGTATTAGCTGGTGCCATTGCTGCTGTTATTTTCCTAATTTCCAAATACTGTGTGTTGgaaatcaaatcaattcaaagatccaTCAAGAACGCTTTGCTGCTAGTTGGTTTGCTGGTCTTTGCTACTTTCTCTATCTTGACCATGTTGATCGTCTGGAAAGGTTCTCCAAATTTAGAATTGGATAAATTGTCTGAAACTGAAACTGCTTTGGGAATTGTGCTAACTGGTGCTGTCGCTTGTGTCATTTACTTCGTCTTCTTTTACCCATTTtacagaagaaaaatcttgaacGAAGATTGGACTTTGACTCTATTGGATATCTTCCGTGGTCCAACTTATTATTTCAAGCCAACTGATAACATTCCAGCTATGCCAGAAGGTCACCAATTGACTATTGATTATTACGAGGGTAGAAGATTTGTCGAGGAAGTAGGCgctgaggatgaagaaaacaTCAAGGCTGGTGACATATCGACTATCTCTACTCAAGGCAAGGACAGGAAAGAGGAGACTatccaaaagattgatATTGTTAAGACCGAATCTgttccagaagaagagatgtCTACTAGACAATACTGGTGGCGTTTATTTAAAGAAGGTCCAAAGCAATGGCCACTTCTACTTTGGTTAGTTGTATCCCATGGTTGGACTCAGGATGTTATCAGCGCTCAAGTCAACGATAAGGATATGCTAACTGGTGACATTAAGGGCATGTTCAAGAGATCTAAGTTCTACGACAACAGAGTTGAATACATTTACTCTATCTTGCAAGCTATCACTGCAGCTACTATGTCTTTTGCTCACGGTGCTAACGATGTGGCTAATGCTGTTGGTCCTCTATCTGCAGTCTACGATATCTGGAGAAAAAACGAAGTCGCTTCCAAGTCCGAAGTCCCAGTTTGGGTCTTAGCTTATGGTGGTGGTGCACTAGTTATTGGTTGTTGGACTTATGGTTATAACGTTATTAAGAACCTGGGTAACAAGATGATTTTGCAATCTCCATCAAGAGGTTTCTCTATTGAATTGGCCGCCGCTATTACAACCGTGATGGCCACTCAACTGGCAATCCCAACATCTACTACACAGATTGCTGTTGGTGGTATTGTTGCCGTTGGTTTGTGTAACAAGGACGTTAAATCCGTCAACTGGAGAATGGTAGCCTGGTGTTACTGTGGTTGGTTCTTGACATTGCCAATTGCTGGTTTGATTGCTGGTATCTTGAACGGTATAATATTGAACGCCCCACGCTTTGGTGGTGAATATCAAATGTCATAG
- the TDEL0D00180 gene encoding Zn(II)2Cys6 transcription factor — protein MMVKKINDGCRGCVKENISCDRKRPNCRNCTRRKVSCKYPIQLKWGGRPYKDKSKCVNLPADTMLVEGVLVAKERLIHREDKKKKVKDLLLVKEPLNFKYKEAREDEPQNASQAVVQKSTVDSYLTVERFLGSPMRIRTLTFMPSTLNKPFRDARSELFQFFVDKTSSFFVVAHSDQNSNPFGTIIPQMARQCPTLMNLLIAFAGKHRNKLYSATNNMIYLSLYELCTQDTNYDDLSRKLLEKSTGELMHKMMSPQERSSDSTLAGLLILMAVEIFFGDHRSKWRRHLQAARRIVLEKLKNDSEAAGYRLIYRVENKPHCFLSRWFIYLNVVSILSSADFELQLETLPLLEVEFLFLTEQQLIKARRALEDIEATSGMDLMVLAFLARVAHLLHKANNEDIDTAEIMRGAIELDFEIVTYLEESETARDALLQELREDPSQSITEERFRTYEKLRHTNLIFGLTGSLVLRGRLLFMPHDSKMICNLLSRTTKLLTELTNSGAPAESCLFFCIFCCGCELISPTMAAARPIYLEQLTLLQQRGMSSALQAKIIMEECWSTERHWWKLLRENNLDFCFAI, from the coding sequence ATGATGGTtaaaaaaattaatgaTGGATGCAGAGGTTGTGTCAAGGAGAATATCTCATGTGATAGAAAGCGTCCTAACTGCCGCAATTGTACAAGGCGCAAGGTCTCATGTAAATATCCAATTCAGCTGAAATGGGGTGGGAGGCCTTATAAAGACAAGAGCAAATGTGTAAATTTGCCAGCTGATACCATGCTTGTAGAAGGAGTCTTAGTTGCCAAGGAAAGATTGATACACAGGGAAGAtaagaaaaaaaaagtgAAAGACTTACTTCTTGTGAAGGAACCGCTAAACTTTAAATACAAAGAGGCAAGGGAAGACGAGCCTCAAAATGCTTCACAAGCAGTCGTTCAAAAATCAACAGTTGACTCGTACTTGACTGTTGAAAGGTTTCTTGGCTCACCGATGAGAATTCGGACTTTAACCTTTATGCCAAGCACTCTAAACAAACCATTTCGTGACGCACGTTCAGAGTTATTCCAGTTCTTTGTCGAcaaaacttcatcattcttcGTTGTGGCTCATAGCGACCAAAATTCCAATCCCTTTGGCACGATAATCCCCCAAATGGCAAGACAATGTCCTACCCTCATGAATTTACTTATTGCGTTTGCCGGCAAACATAGGAATAAACTTTACTCAGCGACGAATAATATGATATATTTATCCTTGTATGAGTTATGCACTCAGGACACAAATTACGACGATCTCTCCAGGAAGCTTCTAGAGAAAAGTACTGGAGAACTAATGCACAAAATGATGTCTCCGCAAGAGAGATCTAGCGACTCTACACTTGCTGGGCTGTTGATTCTGATGGCAGTTGAGATATTTTTTGGTGATCACAGAAGTAAATGGAGGAGGCATTTGCAAGCTGCCAGAAGAATAgtcttggagaaattgaagaatgattCTGAAGCTGCAGGGTATCGACTTATTTATAGAGTTGAAAATAAACCTCATTGCTTCTTGAGTAGGTGGTTCATATATCTCAATGTTGTGAGCATTCTATCTTCCGCAGATTTCGAGTTACAATTAGAGACTCTTCCTTTGCTAGAGGTAGagtttctctttcttacCGAACAGCAACTCATAAAGGCCAGAAGAGCACTTGAAGATATTGAAGCTACCAGTGGCATGGATCTCATGGTACTTGCTTTTCTTGCTCGCGTCGCCCATCTACTGCATAAAGCAAATAATGAAGATATCGACACAGCTGAGATCATGAGAGGAGCGATTGAGcttgattttgagattGTTACTTATTTAGAGGAGAGTGAGACTGCCAGGGACGCATTATTGCAAGAGCTTCGCGAAGATCCATCTCAATCGATTACTGAAGAGCGTTTCCGAACTTATGAAAAACTGAGGCATACAAATCTGATATTTGGCTTGACTGGCTCCCTCGTACTACGAGGAAGACTTTTATTTATGCCACATGACAGCAAGATGATTTGCAATTtactttcaagaacaacaaaGTTGCTAACAGAATTGACAAACAGTGGTGCTCCCGCTGAGTCATGTCTATTTTTCTGCATATTCTGCTGTGGTTGCGAATTGATCAGTCCAACGATGGCAGCAGCACGTCCAATTTACCTCGAACAGTTGACTCTTTTACAGCAGAGAGGAATGTCGAGTGCACTTCAAGCAAAAATTATCATGGAAGAATGCTGGAGTACAGAAAGACATTGGTGGAAGCTCCTTAGAGAGAATAATCTCGATTTCTGCTTTGCAATATGA
- the TDEL0D00210 gene encoding RidA family protein codes for MATQIQWEDVNGPSHSLLSPGYVTAKNSQLLFTSGCVGTDKSGKLAEGVEAQTKLALENLKVVLEAGGSSLSNVLKVLLFVGDGSYASAVNSVYQEYFPGRPGRSCVVVAFPDPAIKVELECVAVVPEKD; via the coding sequence ATGGCAACACAAATTCAATGGGAAGACGTGAACGGACCATCTCACTCACTGCTCTCACCAGGATATGTCACTGCAAAGAATAGTCAACTTTTGTTCACTTCAGGCTGTGTTGGTACCGATAAATCTGGAAAACTTGCTGAAGGCGTGGAAGCTCAGACTAAACTGgctttggaaaatttgaaagtagtTTTGGAAGCCGGTGGCAGCAGCTTGTCCAATGTATTAAAGGTCCTTCTGTTTGTCGGTGATGGGAGTTATGCCTCAGCTGTCAATAGCGTTTATCAAGAGTATTTTCCAGGCAGGCCAGGAAGAAGTTGCGTTGTTGTTGCATTCCCAGACCCAGCAATCAAGGTGGAATTGGAATGCGTAGCTGTTGTTCCAGAGAAGGACTAG
- the TDEL0D00230 gene encoding uncharacterized protein, producing the protein MTVTSTKTPSFKLNTGALLPAIGLGTWKSSEEDAYTAVLSALKAGYKHIDTAAIYRNERAVGKAIRDSGIPRDELFITTKLWSTQHRDPKAALDGSLERLGLDYVDLYLIHYPVAFKTDRIEDGNPFCFPLLPNGKRDVDIVDWDFVKTWRLVQHLPESGKCKAVGVSNFSINNLKTLLESDEKFAVPAVNQVEIHPQLPQTELIDFCKSKDIVVEAYSPLGSTGSQMLTDDTLQKIAEKXXDAQPAQILINWGISRGYCVLPKSVTPKRIEANARIIDIKKEDLLKVTNLIDILGPKRYLEPDWSPFPIFE; encoded by the coding sequence ATGACTGTAACTTCCACCAAAACCCcttcattcaaattgaaCACTGGAGCGTTGCTTCCAGCCATTGGACTTGGTACCTGGAAAtcaagtgaagaagatgccTATACCGCGGTTCTTTCGGCACTAAAAGCTGGCTACAAGCACATCGATACTGCTGCGATATACAGAAATGAGCGAGCAGTAGGCAAAGCCATCAGGGATTCCGGAATTCCAAGAgatgaacttttcatcaCGACAAAGCTGTGGAGTACTCAACATAGAGATCCAAAAGCTGCTCTGGATGGCTCCCTTGAGAGGCTAGGACTCGACTACGTTGACCTTTACCTAATTCACTACCCTGTTGCATTTAAAACTGATAGAATTGAGGACGGAAACCCATTCTGCTTTCCTTTGTTGCCCAATGGTAAACGTGACGTTGACATTGTCGATTGGGATTTTGTCAAGACCTGGAGGCTCGTGCAACACTTGCCAGAATCTGGGAAGTGTAAAGCTGTTGGTGTATCGAACTTCTCAATtaacaatttgaagacgCTCCTAGAgtctgatgaaaaatttgcTGTTCCTGCGGTAAACCAGGTTGAAATCCATCCACAGTTACCTCAAACTGaactcatcgatttttGCAAGTCAAAGGATATTGTTGTTGAGGCCTATTCGCCTTTGGGTTCTACGGGCTCGCAAATGTTGACTGATGATACTTTGCAGAAAATTGCCGAGAAGTNNNAAGATGCCCAACCTGCCCAgatcttgatcaattgggGTATCAGTCGGGGGTACTGTGTTTTGCCAAAATCTGTCACACCAAAGAGGATTGAAGCTAACGCAAGGATTATTGACATTAAGAAGGAGGACTTGTTGAAAGTAACAAATCTAATCGACATCCTCGGTCCTAAGAGATATTTGGAACCTGATTGGTCACCATTTCCAATCTTCGAATAA
- the TDEL0D00190 gene encoding FMN-dependent alpha-hydroxy acid dehydrogenase family protein codes for MRRVFKGIVNVNGIRPSLRVVRSTHNFAKTSITSGYQAGPKSRRYDIKKASVATGATAFTALLSYFLFDQSEGDISASELRKHNTVHDCWIALNGEVYDVTAFLQMHPGGVARLMEVAGGDATEKFYQIHSDSVFEKMKNNFIYIGKLKGSIDKTYTDEELRIIEMKQKIPPLSTLFSLSDFENVAKHVLPKSTFMYYATGSSDEFSIRENHYAYGRVFFKPKMMQDRTGDLDLSTEFLGTKVDLPFYITAFAGSKLAHPLGEMNLQAASYAANVMHMVPKMNSYSIDEFFEVVPDDQNHWYQYHFDTQEEIDNIEQLVKKVEKMPSVKGFFFNVDLDDIGNREKDSRQRAAETVEPDVLNKLVPADFGEHPYMSWKIIDRILATTDLPVGLKGVQRGEDVVIAAEKGIKAVVLSNHGGRQLDFSRPPLEVLAEARAMLKEKNLEDSIEIYIDGGVRRGSDIIKALCLGAKGVGLGRPFLYAMAGYGEEGVSKLVSILQLEIQNNMRLLGVRKIDDLNESFIDCKNLTLRNPKAGDSLYDEAYQPLIFQEFK; via the coding sequence ATGAGAAGAGTTTTTAAGGGAATCGTAAACGTGAATGGTATAAGGCCATCTCTCAGGGTTGTGAGAAGTACTCACAACTTTGCTAAGACATCAATAACTAGTGGATATCAGGCTGGTCCTAAGTCCAGAAGGTATGATATTAAGAAAGCGTCAGTTGCCACTGGTGCCACTGCGTTCACTGCGCTGTTGTCCTactttctctttgatcaatctgAGGGAGATATTTCAGCTAGTGAGCTGAGAAAACACAACACTGTCCATGATTGTTGGATCGCTTTAAATGGTGAAGTTTACGACGTCACTGcatttttgcaaatgcaCCCTGGTGGAGTTGCAAGATTAATGGAAGTTGCTGGTGGTGATGCTACTGAGAAgttttatcaaattcactCAGACtcagtctttgaaaagatgaagaacaacttTATTTATATTGGAAAGTTAAAGGGAAGCATTGACAAAACTTATACAGATGAAGAGCTCAGGATAATAGAAATGAAGCAAAAAATACCTCCACTATCGACTCTTTTTAGCTTATCAGACTTTGAGAATGTTGCTAAGCACGTATTGCCAAAATCGACCTTCATGTATTATGCTACTGGTTCATCTGATGAATTTTCTATTAGGGAAAACCACTATGCCTATGGCAGggttttcttcaaaccaaagATGATGCAGGACCGCACAGGAGATTTAGATCTCTCGACCGAGTTTTTAGGCACCAAGGTTGATTTACCATTTTACATCACTGCATTTGCTGGCTCTAAGCTTGCTCATCCTTTGGGTGAGATGAACCTTCAGGCAGCTTCGTATGCCGCCAATGTCATGCATATGGTACCCAAGATGAACTCTTACAgtattgatgaatttttcgaaGTTGTCCCAGATGACCAGAACCATTGGTATCAATATCATTTTGAtacacaagaagagattgataaCATAGAGCAGCTAGTTAAAAAGGTCGAAAAGATGCCAAGTGTTAAaggattttttttcaacgTCGATCTGGACGATATTGGTAATAGAGAGAAAGATTCTAGACAAAGAGCTGCCGAAACTGTCGAGCCTGACGTATTGAACAAGTTGGTTCCTGCAGATTTTGGGGAGCATCCTTACATGAGTTGGAAGATCATTGACAGAATACTTGCCACTACTGACCTCCCAGTTGGTTTGAAGGGTGTTCAGAGAGGTGAAGATGTAGTTATTGCCGCTGAGAAAGGAATTAAAGCAGTCGTTTTGTCGAATCATGGGGGAAGGCAACTAGACTTTTCAAGACCTCCCCTTGAGGTCCTGGCAGAGGCAAGGGCTATGCTAAAAGAAAAGAATCTGGAGGACAGTATCGAAATTTACATCGATGGTGGTGTTCGCAGAGGTTCTGATATCATTAAAGCACTCTGTTTGGGAGCCAAAGGCGTAGGCCTTGGCAGGCCATTTTTGTACGCTATGGCAGGTTACGGTGAGGAAGGTGTCAGCAAATTAGTCAGTATTCTTcagcttgaaattcaaaataataTGAGATTACTTGGAGTGAGGAAGATCGATGATTTGAATGAAAGTTTCATTGATTGCAAGAATCTGACACTGCGCAATCCCAAAGCGGGAGATTCTCTGTACGACGAAGCTTACCAACCGCTAATATTCCAGGAATTCAAATGA
- the TDEL0D00200 gene encoding uncharacterized protein yields the protein MSPELPTTGDIPLSPYFPNQMKENMKASVNEVIDEEQGSISELEVKPQNEMVRGLKSRHIQLIALGDAIGTGLFIGSGGALSTCGPAPILISYIVMSFFVWTIVNQLTEMVALIPLPGEASMYSLARMYVGRPLAFMCGWNLFYAMAMIAPSEITACAMLIQYWTDANSAIFISIFIVFSVAITMLPVRVFGESEFCVSSIKLLTIVGLIIVGIVIFFGGGPSQDHILGFHYWKKPGAFKEHLVPGSTGKFLAVWTAIIKSGFSFVLVPETVASCSAESASPRRNMPRACQRFVYRLALFYVAGVLVVTVVVGSDDANLLNAIHSGASNAAASPYVIGIKEAGIKVLPHIINACILTSAYSCGTAELYGCSRILHSMAMKGDAPQIFAKVNRFGVPYYSTAVACLFTLLAYLNCSKSSSLVFNWLSNIATISGFISWVFVSVTYTRFRTVIDKLDLNDRIPFRRRFQKGFAYACIAFFVLLSLTNGYAVFIKGNWNTSDFFASYVTIGFVAVLFIGSTIYYKELRFRDVSEIGREIIPKIDIADEDERNDVPVVPKNWGEKIWYTIV from the coding sequence ATGTCGCCAGAGTTGCCAACCACAGGGGATATTCCCCTCTCACCTTACTTCCCTAACCAAATGAAGGAAAACATGAAGGCATCTGTAAATGAAGTCATTGATGAGGAACAAGGCTCTATTTCAGAATTGGAGGTAAAACCGCAAAATGAAATGGTAAGAGGCCTTAAATCTAGGCACATTCAACTCATTGCCCTGGGAGATGCAATCGGTACTGGTTTGTTTATTGGTTCTGGTGGTGCCTTGAGTACTTGTGGTCCAGCACCTATATTGATCTCCTACATTGTTATGTCCTTTTTTGTTTGGACGATCGTAAACCAGTTGACGGAAATGGTGGCTTTAATACCTCTACCCGGTGAAGCTTCCATGTACTCGCTGGCTAGAATGTATGTCGGCCGCCCGCTTGCATTCATGTGCGGTTGGAACTTGTTTTACGCTATGGCCATGATTGCCCCTAGTGAAATCACAGCTTGCGCCATGCTTATCCAGTACTGGACTGATGCGAACTCTGCAATCTTTATTTCAATTTTCATCGTCTTTTCTGTTGCGATTACAATGCTTCCTGTGCGGGTGTTCGGTGAAAGCGAGTTCTGTGTGTCATCGATCAAACTTTTGACCATCGTGGGCCTGATTATCGTTGGAATAGTAATCTTTTTCGGTGGTGGACCTTCTCAAGATCATATTTTGGGCTTTCATTATTGGAAAAAGCCTGGGGCCTTCAAAGAACACCTGGTTCCAGGATCTACCGGTAAGTTCCTTGCAGTCTGGACTGCAATCATTAAAAGTGGTTTTTCCTTCGTTCTGGTACCTGAAACTGTCGCTTCTTGTTCCGCTGAATCCGCAAGcccaagaagaaacatgCCTAGAGCTTGCCAGAGATTTGTTTATCGCCTGGCTCTTTTCTATGTCGCTGGTGTCTTAGTGGTTACTGTGGTAGTGGGGTCAGATGATGCGAATCTGCTGAACGCTATCCATTCGGGGGCCTCGAACGCAGCAGCCTCACCTTATGTCATTGGGATAAAGGAGGCTGGTATCAAAGTCTTACCTCATATTATCAACGCCTGTATCTTGACGAGTGCCTACTCTTGTGGAACTGCCGAGTTATATGGGTGCTCTAGAATTTTACATTCGATGGCTATGAAGGGAGACGCTCCTCAGATTTTTGCTAAAGTCAATCGCTTTGGTGTCCCATACTATAGTACAGCTGTTGCCTGCTTGTTCACCCTGTTAGCATATCTGAActgttcaaaatcatcttcattgGTCTTCAATTGGTTAAGTAACATTGCCACGATATCCGGTTTCATTAGTTGGGTTTTCGTTTCAGTTACCTATACCAGATTCAGGACTGTCATTGACAAATTAGACCTTAACGATAGGATACCTTTCAGACGCAGATTTCAAAAGGGTTTTGCCTATGCTTGTATTGCATTCTTCGTTCTTTTGAGTTTAACAAACGGTTATGCTGTATTCATTAAAGGCAACTGGAACACTAGCGACTTCTTTGCCTCTTACGTTACTATTGGTTTCGTCGCCGTTTTGTTCATTGGTAGTACCATCTACTACAAAGAGTTACGATTCAGAGACGTCTCAGAGATTGGAAGAGAAATCATTCCAAAAATCGACATTgccgatgaagatgaaaggAATGATGTGCCTGTCGTACCGAAGAATTGGGGCGAAAAGATTTGGTACACTATTGTTTAA
- the TDEL0D00170 gene encoding ketopantoate reductase family protein has product MTADKCKVLLIGSGGVGTIASYSLEYEDKAVVTSVLRSDYAIVKEKGFTIDSIDYGHIECYRPTNIVNSVESAKEYGPFDYIVVVTKSLPDITNMVDVIAPAVTSETAIVLIQNGIHIEEAYMERFPKNTVLSGVSMIGSSNKNGCINHETTDFLRVGVFPNENVPKDKQDSICQKFVQIYNTGKNECVFDENVEFSRWRKLVYNATLNPVCALTQLDVGRLEIFGAVDSIIRRAMKEVIAIAASDGVQLPESVIEFMIRSDDPVYYKPSMLIDYEKGNYMEVEVILGNPIKIAQKNSVDAPILTLIYHFLSVLQCKIKEEKGALIVPKERPVAAK; this is encoded by the coding sequence ATGACCGCAGACAAGTGCAAAGTTTTACTTATTGGATCTGGTGGTGTTGGTACCATTGCCTCCTACTCGTTGGAATATGAAGACAAAGCCGTAGTTACATCAGTACTTCGTTCCGACTATGCCATTGTCAAAGAGAAGGGGTTCACTATCGATTCCATCGATTATGGCCACATCGAATGTTATAGACCAACCAACATTGTGAACAGCGTTGAATCCGCTAAAGAGTATGGTCCATTCGACTACATTGTTGTTGTCACGAAATCCCTCCCAGATATCACCAACATGGTGGATGTGATTGCCCCAGCTGTGACCTCAGAGACTGCTATCGTGTTAATCCAGAACGGAATTCACATCGAAGAGGCATATATGGAGCGGTTTCCAAAAAACACAGTGCTAAGTGGTGTCAGTATGattggttcttcaaacaaGAATGGATGCATCAACCACGAAACGACGGATTTTCTAAGAGTAGGCGTATTCCCTAACGAGAACGTACCCAAAGATAAGCAAGACAGCATCTGCCAGAAATTCGTCCAGATCTACAATACGGGCAAAAACGAATGTGTCTTTGACGAGAACGTCGAATTCTCCCGTTGGCGAAAACTAGTCTACAACGCTACCCTAAACCCCGTTTGTGCTCTCACTCAACTCGATGTTGGCCGcttggaaatttttggcGCTGTAGACAGCATTATCAGACGTGCTATGAAAGAAGTTATTGCGATTGCTGCATCAGATGGTGTACAATTACCAGAAAGTGTCATCGAATTCATGATCAGATCCGACGACCCAGTATACTACAAACCCTCGATGCTTATCGACTACGAGAAAGGTAACTACATGGAAGTTGAGGTCATCTTAGGGAACCCGATCAAGATCGCACAAAAGAACAGTGTCGATGCGCCAATTCTCACATTAATATACCACTTTCTAAGCGTTCTCCAATGCAAGATCAAGGAGGAAAAAGGTGCTCTTATTGTTCCAAAAGAAAGACCTGTTGCAGCCAAGTAA